Proteins encoded by one window of Arabidopsis thaliana chromosome 2, partial sequence:
- a CDS encoding Ankyrin repeat family protein (Ankyrin repeat family protein; CONTAINS InterPro DOMAIN/s: Ankyrin repeat-containing domain (InterPro:IPR020683), Ankyrin repeat (InterPro:IPR002110); Has 8313 Blast hits to 5755 proteins in 512 species: Archae - 43; Bacteria - 849; Metazoa - 2693; Fungi - 398; Plants - 471; Viruses - 37; Other Eukaryotes - 3822 (source: NCBI BLink).), with protein MLFSNKVNSLTEQVSRLDIDDNDMGLGGSETMECKCGMPLCICVAPPKSTDKPNPPATIAPVVLPQLKSEASAKSKGSTSSSNARSALNAGLDTPQRDYEASGEGLREAIKNGDSAGAKKLLKEGVDANYRDRQGMSVLHLAVLFNQTDIALMLMDHGASLEYKNAQGETPLDCAPATLQYKMREKMKST; from the exons ATGCTGTTTTCCAATAAAGTTAATTCTCTAACAGAACAAGTTTCGAGATTGGATATTGACGACAACGATATGGGACTTGGAGGTAGTGAAACAATGGAATGCAAGTGTGGTATGCCTCTGTGTATCTGTGTAGCTCCTCCCAAATCAACTGATAAACCAAACCCACCT GCTACCATTGCTCCTGTGGTTCTTCCTCAGTTGAAGTCAGAGGCTTCAGCAAAAAGTAAAGGTTCCACTTCCAGCAGCAATGCTAG ATCAGCTCTAAATGCTGGACTAGACACCCCCCAAAGAGACTATGAAGCCAGTGGGGAG gGATTAAGAGAAGCGATTAAGAATGGTGACAGTGCTGGTGCGAAAAAGCTTCTAAAAGAG GGCGTAGATGCAAATTACCGAGACAGGCAAGGAATGTCGGTGCTTCATCTG GCTGTCCTGTTCAACCAAACTGATATTGCGTTGATGTTGATGGATCATGGAGCAAGCCTTGAGTACAAGAATGCACAAG GAGAAACACCGCTAGATTGTGCCCCGGCAACACTGCAATACAAGATGCGGGAAAAGATGAAGTCCACTTAA
- a CDS encoding Ankyrin repeat family protein (Ankyrin repeat family protein; INVOLVED IN: biological_process unknown; LOCATED IN: cellular_component unknown; EXPRESSED IN: 20 plant structures; EXPRESSED DURING: 10 growth stages; CONTAINS InterPro DOMAIN/s: Ankyrin repeat-containing domain (InterPro:IPR020683), Ankyrin repeat (InterPro:IPR002110); Has 8306 Blast hits to 5752 proteins in 510 species: Archae - 43; Bacteria - 849; Metazoa - 2690; Fungi - 383; Plants - 471; Viruses - 37; Other Eukaryotes - 3833 (source: NCBI BLink).), protein MGLGGSETMECKCGMPLCICVAPPKSTDKPNPPATIAPVVLPQLKSEASAKSKGSTSSSNARSALNAGLDTPQRDYEASGEGLREAIKNGDSAGAKKLLKEGVDANYRDRQGMSVLHLAVLFNQTDIALMLMDHGASLEYKNAQGETPLDCAPATLQYKMREKMKST, encoded by the exons ATGGGACTTGGAGGTAGTGAAACAATGGAATGCAAGTGTGGTATGCCTCTGTGTATCTGTGTAGCTCCTCCCAAATCAACTGATAAACCAAACCCACCT GCTACCATTGCTCCTGTGGTTCTTCCTCAGTTGAAGTCAGAGGCTTCAGCAAAAAGTAAAGGTTCCACTTCCAGCAGCAATGCTAG ATCAGCTCTAAATGCTGGACTAGACACCCCCCAAAGAGACTATGAAGCCAGTGGGGAG gGATTAAGAGAAGCGATTAAGAATGGTGACAGTGCTGGTGCGAAAAAGCTTCTAAAAGAG GGCGTAGATGCAAATTACCGAGACAGGCAAGGAATGTCGGTGCTTCATCTG GCTGTCCTGTTCAACCAAACTGATATTGCGTTGATGTTGATGGATCATGGAGCAAGCCTTGAGTACAAGAATGCACAAG GAGAAACACCGCTAGATTGTGCCCCGGCAACACTGCAATACAAGATGCGGGAAAAGATGAAGTCCACTTAA